ACAACAAGGGTTACGAGTGAGAGGCTATGTTTCCTGTGTGGTGGGCTGCCCTTATGAAGGGGATATTTCACCTGCGCAGGTGGCTCCAGTGGTGGAGCAGCTTCTGGATCTAGGATGTGATGAGATTTCCTTGGGAGATACTATCGGTATCGGCACCCCTTCAACGGTAAAGCCATTACTGAATTTAGTAATACCGATTACCGGAATTGGTAAACTAGCAGTGCACTTTCACAATACATATGGCCAGGCTTTGGTCAATATTTATCAAGCCCTGAACCAAGGAATCAGAATTGTGGATAGCGCTATCGCAGGCCTGGGAGGGTGTCCGTATGCGAAAGGCGCCAGTGGAAATGTCGCCACTGAGGATGTGACTTATCTGGTTGAGTCATTAGGCTTTGATACGGGCTTGAAACTTTCCAAACTAATTGACATTAGCCAGCAACTGTGTGATCAACTGGGCCGACCCAACCGGTCTCATGTAGCTCAAGCATTGAGTACTACCCTTCGAAAAAAATAACTTTGAGAAAATAAATATGAAGGATAACCCCATTTGGCTGCCCTCCGCCGAGCGTATCCAACAAGCAAGAATCACCCAGTTTCGTCAGCACATAGAGCAACAACAGCAATGTTCACTCCCTGATTACTCCGCTCTGTATCAATGGTCCATAAAACATCTTAGTGAGTTTTGGCAGTCCATTGCTGAATTTTGTCAGGTGAAATTCCATCACCCCCCTCAACAAACCTTAACCAACGGACCCTCAATGCAGGAAGCTAAGTGGTTTCAGGGCGCCACCCTTAACTATGCCGAACACCTCCTAAATCGGCGGGACAATCATCCAGCCATTATTAGTTATGATGAAACCAGACGCCGCCAACAACTCAGCTATGCAGAGCTGTTTAAGCAAGTAACCGCTGTAAGTTATCAGCTTAAAGCGATGGGCCTGAGCAAGGGAGATCGCGTAGCTGGGATGCTCCCCAACTGCCCTGAAACTATTATTGCCATGTTAGCAACTACCAGCCTGGGAGCCATCTGGTCATCTTGCTCACCTGACTTTGGTAGTCATGGGGTAGTAGATCGGTTTGGTCAGATTGAACCTAAAGTGTTTATTGCCTGTAGTGGTTACTACTACAACGGCAAGGTGATCGACTGCCGATCCAAATTAAAAGAAATTCAGCAACAACTACCTAGTGTTAAGCATCAAGTCATTGTCCAGTTCGTTGAGCAGCGATTAGATGTGAGTGAGTTTACGAATTACAGAGACTGGTCTGAATTCCTCCAAGCTCCACCTGACAGCTATCAATTAAGCTTTGAGCCCTGCGCCTTTGATGACCCACTTTTTATTATGTATTCATCAGGAACTACCGGAAAGCCTAAGTGTATTATCCATGGGATCGGCGGGACACTGCTCCAACACTTTAAAGAGCACCAGCTGCATACTGACCTAACGGATCAGGATGTGTTGTTTTATTTCACCACCTGTGGCTGGATGATGTGGAACTGGCTGGTCACTGGCTTAGCGTCTGGTGCCACTCTAGTGCTGTATGACGGCTCCCCCTTCCATCCCAAGCCTACACTGCTTTGGGATATAGCTGAAAAAGAGCATATTTCAGTCTTTGGGACGAGTGCTAAATACATTGCTGCCTTGGAGAAAGCAGAGGTAAAACCTGCTCACTCTCATCAACTGCCTGCTCTGAAAGCTATCTTATCGACAGGCTCACCCTTGAGCCATGA
This genomic interval from Spartinivicinus ruber contains the following:
- a CDS encoding hydroxymethylglutaryl-CoA lyase; translated protein: MSELKERIRIVEVGPRDGLQNEPTPIPVATRIALIEDLVMAGIRHIECGSFVSPKWVPQMANTAEVCQQLSRQSDTIYSVLTPNMKGLEQAIEAQVNEVAVFGAASETFSQKNINCTIAESLQRFAPVVTQAKQQGLRVRGYVSCVVGCPYEGDISPAQVAPVVEQLLDLGCDEISLGDTIGIGTPSTVKPLLNLVIPITGIGKLAVHFHNTYGQALVNIYQALNQGIRIVDSAIAGLGGCPYAKGASGNVATEDVTYLVESLGFDTGLKLSKLIDISQQLCDQLGRPNRSHVAQALSTTLRKK
- a CDS encoding acetoacetate--CoA ligase; this translates as MKDNPIWLPSAERIQQARITQFRQHIEQQQQCSLPDYSALYQWSIKHLSEFWQSIAEFCQVKFHHPPQQTLTNGPSMQEAKWFQGATLNYAEHLLNRRDNHPAIISYDETRRRQQLSYAELFKQVTAVSYQLKAMGLSKGDRVAGMLPNCPETIIAMLATTSLGAIWSSCSPDFGSHGVVDRFGQIEPKVFIACSGYYYNGKVIDCRSKLKEIQQQLPSVKHQVIVQFVEQRLDVSEFTNYRDWSEFLQAPPDSYQLSFEPCAFDDPLFIMYSSGTTGKPKCIIHGIGGTLLQHFKEHQLHTDLTDQDVLFYFTTCGWMMWNWLVTGLASGATLVLYDGSPFHPKPTLLWDIAEKEHISVFGTSAKYIAALEKAEVKPAHSHQLPALKAILSTGSPLSHESFDYVYRDIKQDVCLSSISGGTDIISCFALGNPTLPVYRGQLQCRGLGMAVEFYNEAGQIIIAEKGEMVCTKPFPSMPIGFWQDPDGSKYHNAYFSKFPGIWCHGDYGELTEQDGVVIHGRADAVLNPGGVRIGTAEIYRQVEQVPEVFESIAVGQQWQDDVRVVLFVKLKPGVHLTEQLITTIKKTIREHTTPRHVPAKVLEVADIPRTISGKIVELAVRKVIHNETVDNTDALANPEALEYFRDRKELLED